A section of the Meles meles chromosome 8, mMelMel3.1 paternal haplotype, whole genome shotgun sequence genome encodes:
- the LOC123949348 gene encoding olfactory receptor 4C11-like codes for MEQNNTVTEFILLGLTQDPMKKKVVFVIFFIFYLGTVIGNLLIIVTIKFSRTLGSPMYFFLFHLSLADSCFSTSTAPRLIVDSLFAQRTISYNECMTQVFAIHFFGPVEVIVLTFMAIDRYVAICKPLHYPTIMRQQVCTILIVLAWIVAFIHSVTEIMLALKLPFCGPNLINHYCCDLQPLLKLACMDTYMTNLEWVSNSGTVCTGSFVFLMISYIVILHSLRNHSAEGRKKALSTCISHIIVVVLFFGPCIFIYARPPTTFPMDKMVSVFYTIGTPFLNPFIYTLRNAEVKNAMRKLWHITTTSESRR; via the coding sequence ATGGAGCAAAATAACACTGTTACTGAGTTCATACTGCTAGGATTGACCCAAGATCCAATGAAAAAGAAGGTGGTATTTGtaatcttcttcattttttatttgggaACCGTGATAGGGAATTTGCTGATTATTGTGACCATCAAGTTCAGCCGGACACTTGGGagccccatgtactttttcctatttcatttgtCCCTTGCTGATTCCTGTTTCTCAACTTCCACAGCCCCCAGACTCATTGTGGATTCACTCTTTGCACAAAGAACCATATCTTACAATGAGTGCATGACTCAAGTCTTTGCAATACATTTCTTTGGTCCCGTGGAGGTCATTGTTCTCACCTTCATGGCTATTGATCGCTATGTGGCTATTTGTAAGCCCTTACATTACCCAACCATCATGAGACAGCAGGTTTGCACAATCCTGATAGTTCTTGCATGGATAGTggcttttatccattctgttactGAGATAATGCTGGCCTTGAAATTGCCTTTCTGTGGACCCAATTTGATTAATCATTACTGCTGTGATTTGCAGCCCTTGCTGAAACTTGCTTGCATGGACACGTATATGACCAACCTAGAATGGGTGTCTAACAGTGGGACCGTTTGCACAGGCAGTTTTGTGTTTCTGATGATTTCATACATTGTCATCTTGCATTCACTGAGAAACCACAGtgcagaagggaggaaaaaagctcTCTCCACTTGCATTTCTCACATCATCGTAGTAGTCTTATTCTTTGGtccatgtatattcatatatgcacGCCCCCCAACCACTTTCCCTATGGACAAGATGGTGTCTGTATTTTATACTATTGGGACCCCTTTTCTCAACCCATTCATCTACACACTGAGAAATGCAGAAGTGAAAAATGCCATGAGAAAGCTATGGCATATCACAACTACCTCAGAAAGCAGGAGATGA